The following coding sequences lie in one Candidatus Nitrospira nitrificans genomic window:
- a CDS encoding c-type cytochrome yields MSNLIAEALSMGWMALAILVGLLVYFQVSISDPAAKKRAVFKTFIGIVATFLLFVAIANYANNFYGENRLLPVSLVMITVTTFMMALYFTNLSALLKIGGMMFFVAAFLSGYGNWLPQVEGGFPPVEEKKTWDSMTPQQLADEGEKIIFGGVGKNKEQGAIGKGQCPLCHAFHAGMLGERAPNLAGLPGRGNERLGDPKYSKGNPSKREYEVKEAFPGSGTAENAQEYIAESHACPSCYVVSGYGVKGTNDKQSPMPAIHKPPISLSLPELAAVDTWMYLREGIDAPSFEEIVKSYEKFIPEADRPKQADEKPAGATSLMADGSEPVDQIFAKGQCISCHTIPGIPGAVGTIGPKLEEGTTAAQRIKDPTYKGTAKSPTEYIMESIVDPSAFVVKPFPDNTMPKVFGQKLSAGALKKIVDYLSQVKTGAPPPKI; encoded by the coding sequence TTGAGTAATTTAATTGCAGAGGCACTCTCCATGGGCTGGATGGCGTTGGCTATCCTGGTCGGGCTATTAGTTTATTTTCAGGTATCTATCAGCGACCCTGCAGCAAAGAAGCGCGCGGTTTTCAAAACATTCATCGGTATTGTTGCGACGTTTTTGCTGTTTGTGGCCATCGCGAACTATGCAAATAATTTCTACGGGGAAAATCGGCTTTTGCCGGTGTCTCTGGTGATGATCACTGTAACCACGTTTATGATGGCACTGTACTTCACCAATCTTAGCGCGCTGCTGAAGATAGGTGGGATGATGTTCTTTGTCGCCGCGTTTCTGTCTGGCTATGGAAACTGGCTTCCGCAAGTCGAAGGTGGCTTCCCGCCTGTAGAGGAAAAGAAGACCTGGGATTCGATGACCCCGCAGCAACTGGCTGATGAAGGTGAGAAGATTATCTTTGGAGGCGTCGGAAAAAATAAGGAGCAAGGTGCGATCGGTAAGGGGCAATGTCCCCTCTGTCATGCGTTTCATGCCGGCATGCTGGGCGAACGAGCACCAAACCTCGCAGGACTTCCAGGACGAGGGAATGAGCGATTGGGGGACCCTAAGTATTCTAAGGGTAATCCATCCAAGCGTGAATATGAAGTCAAGGAAGCCTTTCCAGGTTCAGGGACAGCAGAAAATGCGCAAGAGTACATTGCGGAATCGCACGCTTGTCCTAGTTGCTATGTCGTGAGTGGGTATGGGGTGAAGGGAACGAATGACAAGCAGAGCCCGATGCCGGCGATTCATAAGCCACCCATCTCGCTTAGCCTTCCAGAGCTTGCAGCTGTGGATACTTGGATGTATCTACGCGAGGGAATAGACGCTCCCTCGTTCGAAGAGATCGTGAAGTCGTACGAGAAGTTTATCCCGGAAGCTGATCGTCCCAAGCAGGCTGACGAAAAGCCTGCGGGGGCCACATCTCTAATGGCTGATGGATCGGAGCCGGTGGATCAAATTTTCGCTAAGGGTCAATGTATTTCCTGTCATACGATCCCCGGGATCCCGGGAGCTGTGGGAACTATTGGACCGAAGTTGGAAGAGGGAACAACGGCAGCGCAGCGTATCAAGGATCCGACCTACAAGGGAACAGCCAAATCACCCACTGAATACATTATGGAGTCTATCGTGGACCCCAGTGCTTTTGTGGTGAAGCCGTTCCCTGATAACACCATGCCCAAAGTCTTTGGACAAAAGCTAAGTGCTGGTGCGTTAAAAAAGATTGTCGATTATTTGTCGCAGGTGAAAACGGGAGCGCCGCCGCCTAAAATTTAA
- a CDS encoding formylglycine-generating enzyme family protein has protein sequence MLETKFKVVFLLVLLACAAMPIIAILRGTTVTPYEKPVPGTGAEVEAVADRDPGEEPIPDEMVTIPAGPFVRGTESGGFDERPQRTIHLDTFSIDRYEVTNHHYQQFVLATGHRKPGLPARYAKSGGKLKGTNQPVVYVSWDDAKEYCRWKGKRLPTEAEWEKAMRGNDGRLWPWGNKEQTNGANWARVQDGYEVSAPVGSFQEDMSPYGVMDGAGNAIEWVDDWYDETYYNRSPEQNPPSPEYGTYRVLRGGGYTTTGGDVRITSRSKMMPDFRDEMIGFRCAVSKAEMKQEREKKAG, from the coding sequence ATGCTGGAAACCAAGTTCAAAGTTGTTTTCTTGCTCGTCTTGCTGGCTTGTGCTGCGATGCCGATTATCGCGATTTTACGAGGAACCACCGTAACGCCGTACGAAAAGCCTGTGCCTGGAACCGGCGCCGAAGTTGAGGCGGTGGCAGATCGCGATCCTGGAGAGGAACCTATTCCGGATGAGATGGTGACGATTCCGGCGGGGCCATTCGTTCGTGGCACAGAGAGCGGGGGATTCGACGAGCGGCCGCAGCGAACCATCCACTTGGATACGTTTTCTATCGATCGGTACGAAGTGACGAATCATCACTATCAGCAGTTTGTCCTGGCAACAGGCCATCGGAAGCCCGGGCTGCCCGCGCGTTACGCCAAGAGCGGTGGAAAGCTGAAAGGAACAAATCAGCCGGTCGTATATGTATCGTGGGATGATGCGAAGGAGTACTGCCGCTGGAAGGGGAAGCGACTTCCGACGGAAGCGGAATGGGAAAAGGCGATGCGGGGCAACGACGGAAGACTCTGGCCGTGGGGGAACAAAGAGCAGACCAATGGCGCCAACTGGGCCCGAGTACAGGACGGGTATGAGGTATCTGCGCCGGTGGGAAGTTTCCAGGAGGATATGAGTCCTTACGGAGTGATGGATGGAGCGGGTAACGCCATTGAGTGGGTGGACGATTGGTATGATGAAACATACTACAATCGCTCGCCGGAACAGAACCCACCAAGTCCTGAGTATGGCACCTATCGGGTGCTCCGCGGTGGAGGTTATACGACGACCGGAGGTGATGTTCGAATTACCAGTCGAAGCAAGATGATGCCGGATTTTCGAGATGAGATGATCGGGTTTCGCTGCGCAGTGTCGAAGGCAGAAATGAAACAAGAGAGGGAGAAAAAAGCAGGATGA
- a CDS encoding glycosyltransferase family 9 protein: MLGSFFQEFGVARVQIQSPFSTGLRARHQSDRFLETVGEAEGDLVSERTIEVPPHLLERGKGYLDALRIPFEQSLVLVHPGSGSVHKRLEPRRMASLIERLWETGIYPLILEGPADQDAVAHTLHFLSRPPLVLRDLDLSQLAGVFPQVALYIGHDSGVTHLSALLGVPTIALFGPTDHDRWAPHGHHVTTLRGSPCICESWTTVKMCEEKPCLQVPIEKILIVSGLAIRRVCRANPRYST; this comes from the coding sequence ATGCTTGGTTCTTTCTTCCAGGAGTTTGGTGTGGCGAGGGTTCAGATTCAGTCGCCATTCTCCACGGGATTACGTGCAAGGCACCAGAGTGACCGTTTTCTTGAAACGGTGGGTGAGGCGGAGGGAGACCTTGTGTCGGAAAGAACGATAGAGGTTCCCCCGCATCTTTTGGAACGAGGGAAGGGCTATCTTGACGCCCTGAGGATTCCCTTCGAGCAATCGTTGGTCCTTGTGCACCCAGGGAGTGGAAGCGTTCATAAGCGACTTGAGCCCAGAAGGATGGCCTCGCTGATTGAACGGTTGTGGGAGACGGGGATATATCCCCTCATCTTGGAGGGTCCGGCTGATCAGGATGCCGTAGCCCATACTCTGCACTTTCTCAGCAGGCCACCCCTTGTGCTCAGAGATCTTGATCTGTCTCAGTTGGCAGGAGTATTTCCACAGGTCGCCTTATATATCGGTCATGATTCGGGTGTGACTCACTTGTCTGCTCTATTGGGTGTGCCGACAATCGCCTTATTTGGTCCCACGGACCACGATCGCTGGGCACCTCATGGTCATCATGTGACGACCCTTCGAGGTTCTCCCTGTATCTGTGAATCCTGGACTACCGTTAAAATGTGTGAGGAGAAGCCCTGCCTTCAAGTGCCGATCGAAAAGATTCTAATAGTATCGGGACTTGCGATACGGAGAGTGTGTCGCGCAAACCCTCGTTATTCCACGTGA
- a CDS encoding c-type cytochrome, which yields MKALMSLGALIGVAGLLLLGGMIFDIVPSTTVRLVEGYMPMQMLFEIACFVAGFAGLSYMMSAIGAPFPRFWQGIGFWVFVLLYLKYRVYPPIPFSVRAMYGTVSLVAVFMWVSANEEDWQKFKQPIMNVLDAKTGGNRLLRYLYLVLLPILIGGFSFNAMMPKSEEPIELRTVHPAPPASTKVHGKTYTLQTSQNPYRVNPEGKYDQEFTNANIVEQGMGRLMKPNANPWDDKNQGYLKYVREGGEIFFQNCHFCHGDNLNGRGLHAFAFNPIPANFTDPGTIAQLQETFIFWRVAKGGIGLPNEGFPWASVMPPWEQHLTVDEIWKVVLFEYWHTGYYPRTWD from the coding sequence ATGAAAGCATTGATGTCACTCGGTGCCTTGATTGGAGTAGCGGGGCTTCTCCTTCTGGGAGGGATGATTTTCGACATTGTTCCGTCAACAACCGTACGCTTGGTCGAAGGCTATATGCCTATGCAAATGCTTTTTGAGATTGCCTGCTTCGTCGCCGGATTTGCAGGACTGAGCTACATGATGAGCGCTATAGGTGCGCCATTTCCTCGTTTTTGGCAGGGAATCGGGTTTTGGGTATTCGTCCTGCTTTATCTGAAATACCGTGTCTATCCACCGATTCCCTTCAGCGTCCGCGCAATGTATGGCACTGTGTCGCTCGTCGCAGTGTTCATGTGGGTTTCTGCCAATGAAGAAGATTGGCAGAAATTCAAACAGCCCATCATGAACGTGCTTGATGCGAAGACGGGTGGGAATAGGCTCCTACGGTATCTTTATCTCGTGCTCCTGCCGATCCTCATCGGTGGATTTTCCTTTAACGCCATGATGCCGAAATCCGAAGAGCCGATCGAGTTACGAACGGTTCATCCGGCACCACCGGCAAGTACAAAAGTCCATGGTAAAACCTATACCTTGCAGACTTCGCAGAATCCTTATCGCGTGAATCCTGAAGGGAAATACGATCAGGAGTTCACGAACGCCAATATCGTTGAGCAGGGTATGGGGCGGTTGATGAAGCCCAATGCCAACCCCTGGGACGATAAAAATCAGGGCTACCTCAAGTACGTGCGAGAGGGTGGTGAGATATTCTTTCAGAACTGTCATTTCTGCCATGGCGATAATTTGAATGGTCGAGGGCTCCACGCCTTTGCCTTTAATCCAATCCCGGCCAATTTTACCGATCCAGGCACAATTGCCCAGCTACAAGAAACCTTTATCTTCTGGCGGGTTGCGAAGGGCGGAATTGGGCTACCTAACGAAGGGTTCCCCTGGGCATCAGTCATGCCCCCCTGGGAGCAACACCTGACGGTGGATGAAATTTGGAAAGTCGTTTTGTTTGAATATTGGCACACCGGCTACTATCCACGAACGTGGGATTAG
- a CDS encoding c-type cytochrome — protein sequence MMDSMTQKAGIIAAAAFGVVLVLSAGYSSVSAQGLPEGFKKGDLAPEPSAEMIEAGKRVYFTKCVWCHGVDGAGDGPGADRLWPRPRNFNQGTFKIRHTASGELPLFDAKKPIPGQNDLFETVTHGLPGSAMPPWEGILSEEQRQQVLSFVTTQLVKDRKFTDKQSETQTILQLADLKPKPATDESKKRGGELIVEKKCVECHGMEGRGDGNAFNLKDDWGFSIQPANWHKCWNFRGSRQDPYNVSNIFRTFSTGVNGTPMPSFADNTSVDERWDIANFVSSLCERDTLGNPLPIDPLTDKPKINFVVPSDLVEGEIPADIEHEAWQKASKRYVAMGGQITHKPRNFVNRIDDIWVRSLYNDKYIVYLLEWDDRTKSIAEGKLPWAPTQVNIDVKEQDPKTGEEGSIAAKQNNYTVYNDAIAIETAVKWKELPAPIKPRYLFGTNEQFPVDIVKWEADGSLRAFKGTGWDKDFEERDNYEEAMKLLKSEWKNGRWYVMIQRPVGNKKDQDYDEDTFFEVGQYIPTVFFAWDGHNGDAGRKMAVSAFFYTFMNPPVPQETYIYPVVIAVGVVLLEGWILTRRANRKKGKTL from the coding sequence ATGATGGACAGTATGACTCAGAAGGCCGGGATCATCGCGGCTGCTGCCTTCGGAGTGGTTTTAGTGCTTAGCGCGGGGTATTCGTCTGTTTCAGCTCAAGGGCTTCCCGAAGGCTTTAAAAAGGGCGATCTCGCGCCTGAGCCGTCGGCAGAAATGATTGAAGCAGGGAAACGAGTCTATTTTACCAAGTGCGTGTGGTGTCATGGAGTGGATGGCGCCGGTGATGGGCCGGGAGCCGATCGTCTATGGCCACGCCCTCGGAACTTCAATCAAGGGACGTTTAAAATTCGCCATACTGCAAGCGGCGAGCTCCCGCTCTTCGATGCCAAGAAGCCCATCCCTGGACAAAACGATCTCTTCGAAACGGTAACGCATGGGCTCCCCGGTTCTGCGATGCCTCCGTGGGAAGGTATCCTGAGTGAAGAACAGCGCCAACAAGTCCTCTCTTTTGTTACTACTCAACTGGTCAAGGATCGAAAATTTACCGACAAGCAGTCCGAGACGCAGACGATTTTACAGCTGGCGGATCTTAAACCTAAACCCGCAACTGACGAGAGTAAGAAGCGGGGCGGTGAATTGATCGTAGAGAAAAAGTGTGTCGAATGTCATGGGATGGAAGGGCGTGGCGATGGAAACGCCTTTAATCTAAAGGATGACTGGGGTTTCTCAATCCAGCCGGCCAATTGGCACAAGTGCTGGAACTTCCGCGGTAGCCGGCAGGACCCCTATAACGTCAGCAACATCTTTAGAACTTTTTCGACGGGTGTGAACGGCACTCCAATGCCTTCGTTCGCAGATAACACGAGCGTCGATGAACGGTGGGATATCGCCAACTTTGTCAGTTCGCTGTGTGAACGAGATACGCTGGGGAATCCACTGCCCATTGATCCATTAACGGATAAGCCGAAAATCAACTTTGTCGTCCCCTCTGACCTCGTTGAGGGGGAAATTCCGGCTGACATCGAACATGAAGCCTGGCAAAAGGCTTCAAAACGGTATGTGGCAATGGGTGGGCAGATCACCCATAAGCCAAGAAACTTTGTGAATCGAATCGACGATATCTGGGTTCGATCGCTCTACAATGATAAGTACATTGTCTATCTTTTGGAATGGGATGACCGAACGAAAAGTATAGCTGAAGGCAAGCTTCCGTGGGCTCCCACTCAGGTGAATATCGATGTTAAAGAGCAGGACCCCAAGACCGGCGAGGAGGGGTCGATCGCCGCGAAGCAAAATAATTACACGGTCTACAACGATGCAATTGCCATTGAGACAGCGGTGAAGTGGAAAGAGTTACCGGCTCCGATCAAGCCGCGCTATTTATTCGGGACGAATGAGCAATTCCCCGTTGATATCGTCAAGTGGGAAGCAGACGGTTCCCTCCGTGCGTTCAAAGGCACGGGATGGGATAAGGATTTCGAAGAACGGGATAACTACGAAGAGGCCATGAAGCTCTTAAAGAGCGAATGGAAGAATGGTCGTTGGTATGTCATGATTCAGCGACCCGTAGGAAATAAGAAAGACCAGGATTACGACGAGGATACGTTTTTTGAAGTGGGTCAATATATTCCCACTGTCTTCTTTGCATGGGATGGGCACAATGGAGATGCAGGCCGAAAGATGGCTGTCTCCGCGTTTTTCTACACATTCATGAACCCGCCTGTTCCTCAGGAAACATACATCTATCCGGTTGTTATCGCTGTCGGTGTCGTACTGCTGGAGGGTTGGATTCTGACCCGTCGCGCAAACAGGAAAAAGGGAAAGACACTGTAG
- a CDS encoding DUF3047 domain-containing protein: MECRSPKYMTVVLCLLIGVCMWRTPPTAQGQTLVLEDFQAKEADGFPSLWDHENQRSQSKGRDAYKVRSENGANFLSAKDAGQRIKKKKIDWDPKAYPILTWRWRLNKATTGNEPLAAVYASLDTDLLFIPVFTKYVWSESKPDGTVTEGGMFSGSEIVVQTGTKEIGQWFEERVNVYEDFKRIHKHEPAEKAWGISIIAAPGVEIDFGPLIAAPAK; this comes from the coding sequence ATGGAGTGCCGATCGCCCAAGTATATGACGGTGGTTCTCTGCCTTTTGATCGGCGTTTGTATGTGGCGGACTCCTCCGACGGCTCAAGGCCAGACACTGGTGCTGGAAGATTTTCAAGCGAAGGAAGCGGACGGGTTCCCTTCTCTGTGGGATCACGAAAATCAGCGGAGTCAATCGAAAGGCCGTGACGCCTATAAAGTGCGATCAGAGAATGGCGCGAATTTTCTGTCGGCGAAAGATGCCGGACAGCGCATCAAGAAAAAGAAAATTGATTGGGATCCCAAGGCCTATCCTATTCTGACCTGGCGGTGGCGTCTCAATAAGGCAACGACTGGAAACGAGCCACTGGCCGCAGTCTATGCGTCACTCGATACCGATCTCCTCTTTATTCCGGTGTTCACGAAATATGTGTGGAGCGAGTCGAAACCGGACGGCACCGTGACGGAAGGGGGCATGTTCAGCGGCTCCGAGATCGTCGTCCAGACTGGAACAAAAGAGATTGGGCAATGGTTTGAGGAGCGGGTGAACGTGTACGAGGATTTCAAGCGGATTCATAAACATGAGCCGGCGGAGAAGGCCTGGGGGATCTCCATCATCGCGGCGCCGGGAGTTGAAATCGATTTCGGCCCGTTGATTGCCGCTCCGGCTAAGTAA
- the mobA gene encoding molybdenum cofactor guanylyltransferase — MITDVTGVLLAGGKSKRMGEDKRFVLVGQQTLFDRSCAVLRELFSQVCVVIAQDSPSLQADVSVVRDLIPDYGSLGGLYTGLRLAKTQHIFLAACDMPFLNSDVIRHMVQLKDPADIVISRWATRLQPTHAVYSRNCLPVIEEMMTLHNRKIHSMVEHPALRVWLVPEAEIRQIDQDGHSLFNINTPPDLEQARSVCDADTRPGS; from the coding sequence ATGATCACCGATGTGACGGGTGTCCTGTTGGCTGGCGGAAAAAGTAAGAGGATGGGAGAAGACAAGCGATTCGTCCTTGTCGGCCAGCAGACTCTCTTTGACCGGAGCTGTGCGGTTCTCCGTGAACTGTTTTCTCAGGTATGCGTCGTCATCGCTCAAGATAGTCCGTCTCTGCAAGCGGACGTGTCGGTGGTCCGTGATCTTATACCGGACTATGGAAGCCTTGGTGGTTTGTATACGGGGCTTCGACTGGCCAAGACTCAGCATATCTTCCTTGCGGCCTGTGACATGCCGTTTCTCAATTCGGATGTCATACGGCATATGGTTCAACTGAAAGATCCGGCTGATATTGTCATCAGCCGGTGGGCGACTCGTCTCCAGCCGACCCATGCGGTCTACAGCCGAAACTGCCTTCCGGTTATCGAAGAAATGATGACCCTCCATAATCGGAAGATTCACAGTATGGTTGAGCACCCTGCCCTTCGCGTATGGCTGGTGCCTGAAGCGGAGATCAGACAAATCGACCAGGATGGGCATTCCCTGTTCAACATCAATACGCCGCCCGATTTAGAACAGGCTCGATCAGTGTGTGATGCTGATACGCGGCCTGGGTCGTAG
- a CDS encoding cytochrome ubiquinol oxidase subunit I translates to MGLLAGKRVLSIMALCMMVGLLLLPIVVALPSLAIGEDAPAGDAAKKDGDKVEKGRDVYYKTEGIVVGAPAPKTVDGPRDYPRYNFESRVLLWFANQQHLYYGSFVLAVPIFCMIIEFMGVVTKDKALAKRYDQLAYDFIKISLTAYSLTAILGGILIFTFLTLYPAFFSYLSGIFRPVMHIYALMFVAESGTLYIYYYGWDKMREGFLKWIHLSMSVILNIIGTLLMFLANSWIGFMMSPAGVDEQGRYLGNIWHVIHTALWNPLNLHRILGNMAFGGGVVAAYAAYKFLAAKTEEDRAHYDWMGYIAMALGVAFLIPLPFAGYWLMREVYAYRQQMGITLMGGLLAWLFIIQATMIGILFLSTNYYLWQAMGRMRGAEKYQRYIKYLVFLLACGFLVFITPHTMVMSPAELKAMGGQQHPVLGNYGVMSAKNGGINVIITTTVLSFVWYMRGNKVSTVSWAKFGNIFMGVFFACAYFNIIFLAVYGYYIPANVRVGLSVPQVATTLSCLFFMFALNSVMMKGAKQLGPIEWGKISARSQYALIMLATAFTWMMGLMGYIRSSVRLFWHVNEIMRDNSPWAYTHTVGFAANMISFNVLFFWITILFVFWLGSLTAKKVPVESKAGVPGSVPQPAVSH, encoded by the coding sequence ATGGGCCTTTTAGCCGGCAAGCGCGTCTTATCCATTATGGCGCTCTGCATGATGGTGGGCCTCCTTCTGCTTCCGATCGTCGTAGCTCTGCCTTCACTGGCAATCGGTGAAGATGCTCCTGCCGGCGATGCGGCCAAGAAGGATGGCGACAAAGTTGAAAAGGGTCGAGATGTCTATTACAAGACCGAAGGCATTGTCGTGGGTGCTCCCGCCCCTAAAACGGTGGATGGTCCCAGGGACTATCCGCGATACAACTTCGAAAGCCGTGTATTACTCTGGTTTGCCAACCAGCAGCATCTTTATTACGGCAGCTTCGTGTTGGCTGTGCCGATCTTCTGCATGATTATTGAGTTCATGGGTGTCGTGACGAAGGATAAGGCGCTCGCCAAGCGTTACGATCAGTTGGCCTATGACTTTATTAAGATCAGCCTGACGGCCTACTCTCTCACCGCTATTCTCGGCGGTATTCTGATCTTTACCTTTCTAACCTTGTACCCGGCATTTTTCTCCTATCTGTCAGGTATTTTCCGTCCTGTCATGCACATCTACGCATTGATGTTTGTGGCTGAGAGCGGGACTCTCTACATCTACTATTACGGCTGGGACAAGATGAGAGAGGGGTTCTTAAAATGGATTCATTTGAGCATGTCGGTGATCCTAAACATCATTGGGACGCTGCTCATGTTCCTCGCAAATTCCTGGATCGGTTTCATGATGTCACCGGCCGGCGTTGATGAGCAGGGTAGATACCTGGGAAACATCTGGCACGTGATCCACACTGCTTTATGGAACCCTCTCAACCTGCATCGAATCCTTGGCAATATGGCCTTCGGAGGTGGCGTTGTTGCCGCCTACGCCGCCTACAAGTTTTTGGCGGCAAAAACAGAAGAAGATCGCGCTCATTACGATTGGATGGGCTACATCGCTATGGCGCTCGGTGTGGCATTCTTGATCCCGCTGCCATTTGCAGGATATTGGCTCATGCGGGAAGTGTATGCCTATCGTCAGCAGATGGGGATCACGCTGATGGGTGGACTCCTTGCTTGGCTGTTTATCATCCAGGCCACGATGATCGGCATTCTTTTCTTAAGCACCAACTATTATCTCTGGCAGGCGATGGGTCGCATGCGCGGCGCTGAAAAGTATCAACGATACATCAAGTATCTTGTATTTCTGCTCGCTTGCGGCTTCCTGGTTTTTATCACCCCCCACACGATGGTCATGTCACCGGCTGAACTGAAGGCCATGGGAGGTCAGCAGCACCCGGTCTTGGGTAACTACGGAGTCATGTCAGCGAAAAACGGTGGGATCAACGTCATTATTACGACCACCGTGTTGAGTTTCGTTTGGTACATGAGGGGGAATAAAGTCTCAACCGTATCGTGGGCGAAGTTCGGTAATATATTTATGGGTGTATTTTTCGCCTGCGCCTACTTTAATATTATTTTCCTTGCCGTATATGGGTATTACATTCCGGCAAACGTCCGCGTCGGTTTGTCTGTTCCTCAGGTCGCGACAACCTTATCATGCCTATTCTTCATGTTTGCCCTCAATAGCGTCATGATGAAGGGGGCCAAACAATTAGGACCGATTGAGTGGGGAAAGATTTCAGCCCGCTCTCAGTATGCGCTCATTATGTTGGCAACTGCATTTACCTGGATGATGGGTTTGATGGGCTATATTCGCTCCTCGGTCCGTCTATTCTGGCATGTGAACGAAATCATGCGCGATAATTCACCCTGGGCCTACACGCATACGGTTGGATTTGCGGCCAACATGATTTCATTCAACGTATTGTTTTTCTGGATCACGATTCTGTTTGTTTTCTGGCTTGGCAGCTTGACTGCGAAGAAGGTACCAGTGGAATCCAAAGCGGGAGTCCCTGGTAGCGTCCCGCAACCGGCTGTCAGTCATTAA
- a CDS encoding formylglycine-generating enzyme family protein produces MENKGVLVGSIIFVFASFFLMIGLLTYESYKAKQMKQLAASVRSEVRPTVSSLPAQDYSMYKTKIGDEGREMVQIPEGPFTMGSNEGDPDEAPEHQVYLKGFYLDRKEVTQEEYMRFAKMTKRAMPRIEVFDDDQSKILKPEFAAMSVSWDEAAAYCKWAGKRLPTEAEWEKAGRGESKRKYPWGNKFVTNAANVDGNEDGYKYLAPPGSFEAGRSPYGLYDMTGNVAEWVEDSYSEHYYKKSPFRDPKGPESADLKVVRGGSWRETEHHARLSKRFAAKHWRTDVTIGIRCANDLDQAGSAPES; encoded by the coding sequence GTGGAAAACAAGGGTGTCTTAGTCGGGTCCATCATCTTTGTGTTTGCATCGTTCTTTCTCATGATCGGCCTGCTGACCTATGAGTCTTACAAGGCAAAGCAGATGAAACAGCTTGCCGCATCCGTGAGGTCGGAAGTCCGACCGACGGTGAGCAGCCTACCGGCTCAGGATTACTCGATGTACAAGACAAAAATCGGAGATGAAGGTCGGGAAATGGTGCAGATTCCCGAGGGGCCTTTTACCATGGGAAGCAATGAAGGGGATCCGGATGAGGCTCCTGAGCATCAGGTCTATCTAAAGGGATTCTACCTCGACCGAAAAGAAGTCACGCAGGAAGAATATATGCGGTTCGCGAAAATGACTAAGCGAGCGATGCCGAGAATCGAGGTGTTCGACGACGATCAGTCGAAGATTTTAAAACCTGAATTTGCGGCCATGAGTGTCTCTTGGGACGAAGCGGCAGCCTACTGTAAGTGGGCCGGGAAGCGCCTTCCAACGGAAGCGGAGTGGGAAAAGGCCGGTCGTGGCGAGAGCAAGAGGAAATATCCGTGGGGAAATAAATTTGTCACGAACGCCGCCAATGTCGACGGCAATGAGGACGGGTATAAATATCTGGCGCCGCCTGGATCGTTTGAGGCGGGACGAAGTCCCTATGGCCTCTATGACATGACGGGCAACGTGGCGGAATGGGTTGAGGACTCCTACAGCGAGCACTATTACAAGAAATCTCCATTTCGCGACCCTAAGGGACCGGAGAGCGCCGATCTCAAAGTCGTGCGCGGCGGCTCATGGCGGGAAACCGAACATCATGCGAGGCTGTCCAAGCGATTTGCGGCCAAGCATTGGCGGACAGACGTGACGATCGGCATTCGCTGTGCAAATGACCTGGATCAAGCCGGTAGTGCTCCTGAGTCTTAG